TGGCGATTTCCACTCAGTTCAGGAATTGGTTATCATTTTCATTGTTGAGTTTTTCCCAATTCATCACTTGAATTTCAATTCACATCCTGATATAGGGAACTCACATCCTGATATAGGGAACTCACATCCTGATATAGGGAACTCACATCCTGATATAGGGAACTCACCCCAATAAACAAAAACTGATACAATGACATATGTCATATGCCTTGAGAAAATATAACATTATGTATCCTCCATGTTATGATTCTCACAAGCCCCACTCAGGCCAATAATAAATATTAGACTACGGGCTCTGCACAATTTGAAACCTTTAAACCAGAAAGGGCTTAACTGTACAAAAGGTCTTACCTGTAAGCCTGACGAAGACCTTTGTGGTTGATACATTGCTAATAAAACATCAGGAGCATCAAAACAGTGGGAaggtttttttgtcttatttccacATGTCATTTTGTACCCTGTGGAGGTTTGTTGGATGTGTACAACACTTTTGTACTAATAGATAATTTTTTCCTGAAAAAAGTGTAAGGACGGCATATCATCTACAGTCTAAACCATCTCTGAGAAATTTGGAGGTTTCCAAATGATTAACAACTTTGCTTGGTATGACAACAAATGATTGACTCTTGGTTCCCTACCTTGAGCTCCTTGAAGAAGATGCAGCTTCGGGCCCACTCCACGATGGAGAAGAGCGTCTGGTCGGCCATGTGACACATTAGGCTGAAGGGGCTGAGTCTCTCCTGACCCTTGCCCCCCTGGCCACTCTGCTCCTGCTGAAGGTGAGCAGCGATCTTACTCTGCACCTGCAGCTCGTCCGGGTCACATCGCAGAAATTCCAGCACCAGCTGAGGCACCCCGGGGACCTGCGGAGAGCCCGGTCCAGAGTATACCTGCTCCGGGTAGGTGTAGCTGCCCACTACCGAGTCTGGGGAGCTTGTGTAGTGGTCCGGGTACTCGGACTTGATCGCCCTGCTGGGGAAGGAGGCGTACTGGTACTGGGGGGGTAAGGGTGCATGGGGGGGGAGTCCAGGCATAGCCATGCCCAGTGAGGGGGGTCCGTAGAGGCTGCGGTCGTAGTCTGTGGGGGCGATGGGGGTCGTGGTGGTGTGGAGGATGCCCTTGGGGAGCGGGTGGAGGCCCGGGAGACTGTCGGTGAAGGTGTAGTCTGTCTGGGTGTCAGGGGAGAGCATCGGAGGGGTGGTCTCCATCTTGAGGCCGGTGGCTCGAATCAACGCTTTCTTCTGCTGCTTGAGGGCTCGGTCGCGCTTGTACATGGGGCCAAACTTATTCCGGCCTCCTCGCATGCGATCGGCACGGACAGCTGATGGAATGAGAGCAAGATCGAACGCCATTACTGTTATTCGATTCATTGCTAGCATTCACTCTGCAGAGGTTTAAGTTAGCATGTGAGAGTTCTTGGTAAAGCAATCAAAATGTGAACCAAAAATACACTAATAGAGCAATCTTTTTGTTGATTTAATGTATATATTTGAAGATATGGATTAAATCCATTGTAAAGTACATTTAATTTCCAGGGATAAACAAAAATGTTAGTTCTTGTTTTGTTATTATTCTGTATCCCAAAATAACTTTAAATTGCATTTACAGAGCTTGCATTCAAGCTTGTTGTTTCATAATGATTTAATGACATATGAAGAATAACCTCATCCAAAGCTCTTCTAATTACTCATTCATATTAGAAAACGTACTGTTCATACACGTTTTATCAAAGGCTACTGAAATAGTTTACCTGGagctatatttaaaaatatataattccatAGCTAATATGCCCAAACATTggcaaaaatatatatgcaacaaCTGACAAACTATACTTATAATATAGCTCATTTTTCTTACGTTTCATTGATTAGAGACGAATATTTAATAACACCTATTTGATAATAAGCCTACCAACAGACAGACTATAATGCAGCCTATGAAAGCCTACTGTTGTAGGCATCACCAACACAAAGAGATAGATATGCAATTTCATCAAACAGATATCAAACTTGATCAAATCTGATTTATagccccccaaaaatatacaACAAGTAGACGTTTAAATATATTAATTTTAAAATCTGACTGCATGCCATGTTAAACCAAAATATGAACTAAAttattaatcaaataaaaattatCTTACCTTCTAATCGCATTCCAACATTCAGGCATTTCTGAAACCGACAAAATGGACACCGTTTCCTCTGAGTTTTGTCAATTTTACAATCCTGGTTTTCTGCACATGTATACCTCTTATTATTTTGAACCGTTCTTTTGAAGAAaccctgtgtgagagagagttcaTATAGACATGCCTATTAACAAAATAGCCAAATTAAGATCATCATCAATGCTGCAATAAAATTAATACAAAAACGAAAAtaatattaatacattttaattaataaaaatgatAACGAATTTCTTGAGGGATATCATCTTGACGTAAACAAAAAGCCTTTTATAAAAAGAAATGATTGCGTCTTTTGCAGCCTACCTTACAGCTTTCACACGTCAGTAGTCCATAGTGGTATCCCGACACCTTATCGCCACAAACAGGACATAGCTCTTCCAAATCGACATCATAAGTGTACTCCATTCCGGTCAACGGAACACCTGGGAATGCACATGCCGGTGAGCAACAGGTAGTTTAGAAATAAATCACtgtattcaaaaaatatatatataaacttttTTAACTGTATCACCAGTATTCTGTCTTACATTTAGGACTATCAATTGTGTGTATTTCCACTAATCGGCCTAAATATTGGAAATATTGTCATATTTCATAAAAATTAACGGAATTTCTTTGCTTGTATTTTGGATGTGTGTAGCCTATGTGCATAAACAAAATTATCGGCAAACATGTAGCCTATCCTATTTSAGAAGAAAAGGCTAATTAAAACCTGATTACAATCTTTAATAAATCAAAGCGCAGGTATGCATATTCGATACCAATCTAATATTGTAATAATTATTTTGTATCCCCAATAATCTGATCCTTCAGAAATAGGCTTCGTATTTTGATCCTAGGCCTACGAAATTATGCACCGAAATGACGCACATTTAGCAAAGCTACATCATTTATGAACATGCATATTTTCAATTGAGCATCAAAACAAATACTTCACCAGCATTAACATAATTATTTTAAATCACCGCACTAAATTAAAAGTTCATTGTTGAATGATGACATTTGGAAACCCGGAAAAGTAGTCTACGTATGCAGGCCATACCTGTTGGATCCCCAGCGTTATATTGGCTAGAACTGTAGTATTCGGTGTCCGTTCTCCTCTTGGCTAGAACGGTAGTAGGCTATTCAGTGTCAGTTTGGATATGCATCCACGGAGAAACGACTTCGAAACACGCGCTGTGGCTCTAACTTCATGAAATGAATAGGCCTACCCCGCAGGAATGATGATGGAGGAAGGAGCAGTGAGCAGCTCCCTACAATAACTGACTTTGCCTGATCGAGACCTACCATGTGCATGCCCACTGACAGACATACCCTCCTCATATTTACAGATTGTGAGGGTGGATCTGATTGGAAGGCATGTCACGCTGGTGAGGTAAGCGACGGGAGACACCTCCTATCTGCTTGGCTAAGGTAGGTCTATAGAGTGACTGACATGTGGAGGGTTGACACGCTATAGATAAGTATTAGTGGCTTAATAAAAattattatgtttttagattATACTTTAATCGTGAACTAACCAATATCACAAGAACCGTAGGCTACTTGATTTTGCCACTAAAATTACTAAAACTAGCATAACCAAAATAGGCCTACTTATATAACGCTATTTGGTAATAGGCCTACTGTCTTTTGTGGCCTCATATTTTGCATGCCAAACCAATAAAATATATACCGTTGTATTACTATcgaataatataggcctacaatatGAATAAATAATCACTTATCATCCGTCTTTGATTaaatcaaatgtcaaatgtaaataacAACACGGGACGTATAAAGGGAAGACTATGATACTGATGTGCCTTTGAACATAATGGGGGATGAAGCAATGGAGCCAGATCACACAGTGCAGTCCTACCTAACCCATTATTGGAAAAGCGATCCGAAACCGAAccattattaaaatgcattcaCCTTGCACATGATTAATAGCTGAAAATACTTACTTGGGAACTTCAGGTGGTATATTTACTGACGTTGTTTAGGTGTATTCAATAAGCATGCTATATGTGCTGCTCAgacatgaacaaaacaaacaaagcaacAACTTTTGGTTTAGAGTTGGATTAAAAATGAGCGGGCGCTCAAATGTCGATAACTACGTTTCTCCTGCTTCTCCGGTTCAGCGTGGATACGTTTTGATTGGACTCCGTGCTCATGTGACATTGACTTTGGATAACGCTTTAGTTTTTTCTTCTTACGGTGACCTCACGGATAAGCTTTCAAATGCTgctaaaaactgttttcacaaCTGCAACTTTCTCTATAGCCTAATATTTTAACtgtgatgtaaaatattacatgGCTAAATGGCCTAAATCCTATTATATTCAAAGGACTTTCTGTCAAGGGCACACACACTAATTAACGAGAAAATAAAATCAGATTGACCGTGCCTTGTGCTTTTCAACCCAACATATAAAAGtgtcatttttttatatttttactttccATAAATTCATTCCATAATCTTCAGTCTTGAATTACAATTAATGTTAGCCTATACCCCAGAATGTTGAGTGATAGTAGGCctaattatattattttgttgttgttgcatataTGAGTACATTTAATACAGGCTTATAAACGGTTGACTGCACATATTATGTCTGACTCTGGCTTTAATCAATAGTCTACGTAGAGATACTAGCTCACTCCTTATCATGTATTTATTGTGTCTTTTGTCATAACTTGAGCATGCCTGACTAAGTCCTTGGAAACTGGAACATTTGAGAAATTACATTCCGAAATATTTGCCAGCAATATTATGCATAGCCTCCTCACCTGGACATTGTAATTTTAGAATATTTCTCATATTAATGGTgacgtttttttttattgtgttaaatATAGTCCTCGTAAACTGGAAATCAGCGTCGTGGATGAGCTTAATAATGTCCTTGGGTAAAATCGAATCCACATTCAACCATTGTGCATAGCCCACTAGGCCTAAAGGCACTAATCCATTAGTCTATGTGTCCTATATCTCTTTGCAGAGGAGCACAAAATGATTTCGTGAATAATGAAACATATAATGACGAAATAGATGAGACTTGAACAGTGATTTCTTAGCGCTGTCTAACGTCAATTTGTCACATGGATTTCTCAAGTCACTAACTATAATAAATGTATTATAAGTTAAACGATCATTTAAAATAGATAGGCCTAAAACAACAGCCTAAACATCTCAAGCTGCAAAGTGCACCATACAATGCCACATTTTAGTGATGGAACGGTATGCGAACCTCAATCTGTTGCTGCACAGATGCATTCATACAATACGAAGAGGCTCCATATGGCAGTATTCCCAGCTCTTTGTACATCCCCAACAGAGGcgtgctcaacacacacacacacacacacacacacacacacacacacacacacacacacacacacacacacgaccacacacacacacacacacacacacacacaaagtgtagAATCATGTGCATAAATCAATCAGCCTAGCAGATTGTCCCGAACATTTTTGGTTATTTTAGGATTATTGTTGTTCCTCATTGATGTTCCTTATTTATTAAAGCAATATTAAGAGCCGTGAAAGTGATTATTGATTATtggtgaataataataataatacattatatattgaatatattatactatattttatttatgtagtAATAATATTAGGCCGATTATTGTAAATTAATTATTTACACTGTCTTTATTAACGTTGTTCATATTTATTGTCCTCAAAGAGGAAATCAAATCTATCGGACGTTTACCTTAACCTCTGAGGATTAGAGGGGGGTCTGCAAAAACACATATGCACGCATTGTGAGTGTAGGAGGGTGGAGCAAGACATATAGCCACTTGGACGACCCTCCCTATCTATAAATCAGAGAAAATAGATAGTCTGGTGTTTATATTTTGGGATGGATTTTGTTTTGTGACTGTGCTGTGGCTACAGCTAGGGCCTGACGGGCCGAAGacacgctctgtctctctgccagagacttatttgtaaaataaataaagaagagATTTGTGGCTGGGCCAATGTTTAGACttcgtatttttttgtttttatgccATCCTCAGCTTTTCTTTTCGTGTCACTGTCGAAAAAAGGGGAGCACCGTAACATTTATTATTATAGCATAGATGCTGACGAATAGGCTACCTTAGTGAGTGTAGGCATCATAGTTATCTGGATATTGAAGTAAATTGCAAACCAAACATTACATATATCCTAAAGCCTAGTCATTTGCATATTCAATAAGTTCgtgtaattaaaaaaatattctgagGTGAAACTAACAAAAGACGTCGAAGCTACAGCCGACGTCTTAACTGACAGTCTTGTCCTAAAATCACGTCAGTCAATTTGTGCCATGGCTGTCTGAAGAACAACACTGCCGTTATTGTTAGTCCTCTATGCCATGCAAGGTAATAGGGAAATTAAACAGCCGCCTACAGCATAATGTTTCTTCAGTGAACTTCGCTTTGTGCCCAGCaacagagagataaatagaggttTTGACAAGGTCAACCTCTATTGTACACCTTTGAATAAGCTACGTCGATTTTCTTCTCTCTTGAGTAGGCTAGGCCCTGTGGTTATTCTGACTGATCAATCTATCCAGGCCTAGCTTACATAAGAGTTGAGAAATATGACACATAGGTCAAATaaatgtctattccacattggttcaacaaaatttaattgaaatggcatggaaacaacgttgattcaacctgtgtgtgcccagtggggtggcCTATAGGCCTGTCCTGtgtttgtactgtacagtacattcggaaagtattcagacctcttgtccttttccacattttgttaccttacagccttattctaaaattgattaaatattatttttcctcatcaatctaccccataatgacaaagcgaaaacagttttgaaattttagcaaatgtacaaaaaaatctaaaacagaaatagcttatttacataagtattcagaccgtttgctatgagactcacaattgagctcaggtgcatcctgtttccaatgatcatccttgagatgtttctacaacttgattcaattgattggacatgttttggaaaggcacacacctatctatataatgtcccacagttgatagtgcatgtcagaacataaaccaagccatgaagtagaaggaattggccgtagagctccgagacaggattgggttgaggcacagatctggtgaagtgTACCaacaaaaattctgcagcattgaaggtccccaagaacacagtggcctccatcattcttaaatggaagaagagcgctcagaaccttagactggggcgcaggttcaccttccaacaggacaacgacccctaagcagacagccaagataacgcatgagtggcttcgggacaagtctctgaatgtccttgagtggccaagccagagcccggacttgaacccgatctaacatctctggagagacctgaaaatagctgtgcagcaacggtccccatccaacttgacagagcttgagaggatctgtagagaagaatgggagaaactccccaaatacaggtgtgccaagcttgtagcgtcatacccaagaagacacaaggctgtaatcgctgacaaaggcgcttcaacaaagtactgagtaaagagtctgaatacttatgtaaatgtgatatttcagtgttttatcttttatacatttgcaaaaatgtatgaaaacctgtttttgctttgtcattgtggggtattgtgcgtagattgctgaggggaaaaaacaatttaatcgtttttagaataaggctgtaacataacaaaatgtggaaaaagtgaaggggtctgaatactttccgaatgcactgtatatcaacacAAACAATAGAAACATTATGTTTATCGAATTCAATTTACATTCCtgaaaaaaatctcagttttcaCTGTCAGAGAAAATGTTTAGGCCTACAGGCTATGGACAATCTTTCAATGTATGAAGAGTGAATGACAAAATAGTTCACTTAATGCATTCTCCAAATCAATTATAAATTGGCTCAACATCATAGAACCTTTTGGGTTCTGTAGAACTCTGTGAAGCCTGTGATGCAGACAGCGCTACCGCAAACCAATTTGCTGAAAGTTTCAAGAACTTTAACCAACATGTCCTCTCTCCAAATTGCTGAGGATCTCTCAAATAAAGTATTTTGGTCATATTGAGTGCGCCCTCATTCACCCTCTCAAGGTGGGTGGGCATAGAAGGTGAGACTGAGGCTGCATGTTTAAGGTAACTATCTATTTTGACTTGAAGGTTAACTGGTCTTTTGAAAAACAGAAGGGCTTGCTTGCACTGCTGACTTTTACTCGGTTTTCCCACCATTTCTGGATACCTCTTGCCAGCTtagtatatttctatatttctatatGGTTAATAACAAAtatgtttataataataataatggattgGATTTGTATAGCACctttctaccaactgaggtactcaaagcgctttacaaaactcacctcatccaccaccaaagTGATGCACGGcaaccattttgtgccagaaTGCTCACCACACATTAGATAGCATGGTGAAaaggtgaggagtgatatatcccaattaggaatgagggggaTGATTCGGTGGCCATGATGGAAATGAGGCCAGATTGGCAATTTAACCAGGACACCTGTGTTAACATCCCTACTCTTGAGATAATGTCAAAGGGGGTGAATGCAATGGAGAAAATGGGATAAGTCGTTGTCTTACGCGATAAGAAACATGCCTGATCTAGAAAGTGAATTGTTTTCCCAGACGAGAAGTTAGCGTTTTGGTCAATCAGGTTTTGCATACAATAAATTAAACTTGGTCTCCCAAGAAACGCTCACATTGTCTGAATTAAGGAATCAGTTAAATCTGTAGTGGAAGTTCAGCGCTATAGCAtgatttaaatttaaaggcaatgttcccgcgttcgcagagactgcattcacgataaggctcaatcggaaattacgtTTACATTTGAATCGCGCTATAGCACTGAACTTACGCAATACAGACTGAATCGAGCCCTAAGACAGCCTGAGAAATGCTTACATTGTCGGAATCGCAAAATGACTGATATTTACATGCAGGGCAGCATGCTAACCAGTGGTTAGGGTGAAACAGATGCACTTACAGatctaggatcttaatttgaccaatattgtcacagcaaaataaatcCTGCAGCAAAGGATTTgaatgtttagtccataatgctgcttgattggtggttaggctattagctagccaaaagtaggctacatgaaaagtgcaactGTTAATATGaccgtgtgttagtgtgggttttcagtaaatcacaaagctcatctgcatttcctgcagtgcTGGAAAATTCTCAtcgacaaaagagtgatcaaattaacatcctacatctgtataatgAATTATGAAGAGGGTATTCATAGGAAGTGTTACCACTATCACACTCACAAGAACACTGATCGGAGGGAGTAGTCCCTAACAATGTAGTGTGGTGGTAAATACACTATCATGCTGGCCTACTTTAACCTCAACCACAGTATCTCCCACATGAACAGATGTGCAGAAACGTGGCCAAAATAAAATCCCTTCTTCTGCAAAATCCAAGGTCAGGCCATCTTGGCTACATGCAGTTTATCATATGTGGACGGAAATGTTATTTCAGTGTATGGGCTTTTCTTCTAACCTGGGATCCAAACTGAAGGGTTCTATTTCACGATTGTTTCACGTCACGATTTCAGTCTGGCCTTCCAACAGTGAAACAGCAATTCAGTTTGGATTGCAGGATTCCTTTcaacatgtgcagaccagctggctggagtgtttacgggcAAATTCAATCTCCGCATATCCCAGTCTgtagtccccacttgcttcaaaatgtccaccattgttcctgtacccaagaaagagaagataactgaactaatgtactattgccccgtagaactcacttctgtcatcatgaagtgctttgagaggctagttaaggatcatatcacctccaccttacctaacaccctagactcactccaatttgcatcaACGCCCCAATCCATGGACAACGCTattgccattgcactgcacactgccctatcccacctggacaagaggaatacctatgaaaGAATGccgttcatcgactacagctcagccttcaataccatagtgccgtccaagctcatcactaagctcagggccctgggtctgaaccccccTCACTGTGCAAATTGGTCCTAAACTTCCTGACgtgccgaccccaggtggtgaaggtaggcagcAACACCTCCAACaccctgaccctcaacacaggggccctgcAGGGGTGCGTGcatagtcctctcctgtactccctgttcacccatgactgtggcCATGtaggtgtcaaactcaatcattaagtttgctgacgacacaacagtggtaggcctgattacaacaacaacgagacagcctacacggaggaggtgagggccctggcggaatGGCAcctggaaaataacctctccctcaacgtcaacaaaacaaaggagctgatcgtggactacaggagtgCAGAGAGAACATGCCCCAATCCATGTCGACAGGTAGTGGGTCAAAAGCTTTAAATTCTTCGGCGTGCACATCAGTGAGGACCTAAAATGATCCTTTCACACGGAcaacgtggtgaagaaggcgcaacagtgcctcttcaacctcaggaggctataAAAATCCAGCTTGGCACCTAAGACCCTCACCAACTTCCActgatgcaccattgagagcatcatgtCGGGTTGCATTACAGCCTGGCATGGCAATTGAACCGCCTGCAACCGTagtggtcagcccaacgcatcatcgggggcacaCTCCTGGACATCttcagcacccggtgtcacaggaaggccaagaagatcatcaaggacctcagccactcaagccacagcctgttcaccccgctgccatctagaaggcggagacagtacaggagcatcaaagCTGGtaaagagagactgaaaaacagcttctatctccaggccatcagactgttaaacagtcaccactagccggcctccgcacGTTGCCCTGAACCtcagacactgtcactagccagctaccacgcGGTACTAAACCCtgctgcaccttagagactgctgccctacagtatgtacatagaGATTGAACACtcctcactttaataatgtttaaatactgttttacccactttatatgtatatactgtattctagtcatgtctcatcctatataactactgaatacacaccttttctattcacatactgtctatacacaccattcacatacgTATAGATTTATTTTACGGACTCTCGTCtggaagctaatttcctgcaattctatccatTGTTCCATGGGgttttgtactgtgtatttaattggttcattctgacatttcttgatttcttgttgcTTTTTAAATGAAAATATTTGATTATTTGTGAACTTGTTTGACATTATACTgttgcacctgctataacatctgctaaactgagtatgcaaccaataaactttgatttgatacacactttatgaccccccccctcccccaaacaataacactgctcaaaaat
This portion of the Salvelinus sp. IW2-2015 linkage group LG4q.1:29, ASM291031v2, whole genome shotgun sequence genome encodes:
- the nr5a1b gene encoding steroidogenic factor 1b → MEYTYDVDLEELCPVCGDKVSGYHYGLLTCESCKGFFKRTVQNNKRYTCAENQDCKIDKTQRKRCPFCRFQKCLNVGMRLEAVRADRMRGGRNKFGPMYKRDRALKQQKKALIRATGLKMETTPPMLSPDTQTDYTFTDSLPGLHPLPKGILHTTTTPIAPTDYDRSLYGPPSLGMAMPGLPPHAPLPPQYQYASFPSRAIKSEYPDHYTSSPDSVVGSYTYPEQVYSGPGSPQVPGVPQLVLEFLRCDPDELQVQSKIAAHLQQEQSGQGGKGQERLSPFSLMCHMADQTLFSIVEWARSCIFFKELKVGDQMKLLHNCWSELLVLDFISRQVQHGKEGSVLLVTGQEVELASIASQAGATLTSLVQRGQELVEKLQTLQADRREIACFKFLILFNPDVKLLESQAFVEGVQEQVNGALLEYTMCAYPQHLDKFSRLLMRLPELKALSAQAEDYLCYKHLSGEVPCNNLLIEMLHAKRACA